Within the Arthrobacter sp. UKPF54-2 genome, the region GGCCCGTCAGGTACTTGACTGGGTGGACCGCGGGGCCGAGTCCCTGCTGGAAACTCTGGCCCGGACTTACTTCCGGCAGGCCGGGATCACGGTGGAGCCGCAGGTCTACATTGACGGGGTCGGATACGTGGACCTTCTCGTGGAGGGCAGACTCATCGTGGAACTGGACGGCCGCCACCATGGCAGCTGGGCCCAGATCAAGAAGGATCAACGCCGCAACAACGTGTCTGTTGTTCGCGGCTATGCAGTGCTCCGCTACCACTACGACGACGTGGTACACCGCCCCGCGCAGATGGTGGCCGAAGTCCTGGCCGTGCTGGCCCGGCGGCCGTCCGCATGAGGTGTCACGCCGTGCATGTTATTTTGCGTCCGATACTTGGGAATCCCCGCAGTACCGCGGACGGTCGACCATGGCTGACGCAAAAGACTGTGTGGCGTGACGGTCAGTGGCTAAAAACAGCCCCGGCGGCCGGACGCCTAGTTGCTCAGCTGCGGCGTGAGCTTCACCGTGTCGCCGTCGATGTCCAGGCGGGTGGTGAAGCTAAAGTCGTGGACCGCGTTGAGCTCGGTGACGGCGCCGGTGAAGAGGTCCGTCTGCCGCGCCTTGATCCGGGCCTTGCCGTCCAGCGGAGCTACTACCCAGCGGCCGCCGAAGGGCTCGATCTTGACGACGGGATAGTCGGTGATGCTCCAGTCGATGGTCCCGTCCGCCACGCGGTTGTTGGTGGTGTGGTAGAACGGGCAGTCCGGCTGCAGCTGCTGTTTCTTGTCCGCCTGGTCGGCGCAGTCGTCGAGGAACTGCTTGACCTTGGCGCTGACCGCGTCCTTGAGGCCGTCGGTGGCTTGGGTGAGCAGGTTCAACGGGGCCGGGGGAGTGTCCCGTCCGGAGAGGGTTGCCCGGGTCGCCGGGGCGGCGAAGAACTGCCCGTTCAGGGTCGCCTCGTACTCGCCCGGGTAGAACACGGCGAAGGTGTTGCGGCCGTTGGGCATGTTCACG harbors:
- a CDS encoding endonuclease domain-containing protein — encoded protein: MDRGAESLLETLARTYFRQAGITVEPQVYIDGVGYVDLLVEGRLIVELDGRHHGSWAQIKKDQRRNNVSVVRGYAVLRYHYDDVVHRPAQMVAEVLAVLARRPSA